The following are encoded together in the Paludisphaera mucosa genome:
- the surE gene encoding 5'/3'-nucleotidase SurE — MHILLTNDDGVFAPGLRALRKELMKLGEVTVAAPALEQSGVAHTITILNPLVVKQVDDDDGSALGWSVEGSPADSVKLAICELMRRPPDLIVSGINSGANAGINVLYSGTVAAAIEGAFFKITSIAVSLELSEHFDFPRAAKQARKVIEKILASKPANGSLFNVNIPSHARGEPKGVKVVPMGLGRHGEGFEQRQDPRGRTYYWMTYTPPREVPGPETDVTSLADGYVTVTPLHFDMTRHDLLEDIGGWDWKS, encoded by the coding sequence ATGCACATTCTTCTGACGAACGACGACGGCGTCTTCGCGCCGGGGCTCCGGGCGTTGCGCAAGGAGTTGATGAAGCTGGGCGAGGTCACCGTGGCGGCGCCGGCGCTGGAGCAGAGCGGCGTGGCCCACACGATCACGATCCTGAACCCCCTGGTGGTCAAGCAGGTCGACGACGACGACGGCTCGGCCCTGGGCTGGTCGGTCGAGGGCTCGCCCGCCGACAGCGTCAAGCTGGCCATCTGCGAGCTGATGCGCCGGCCTCCCGACCTGATCGTCTCGGGGATCAACAGCGGGGCGAACGCCGGGATCAACGTCCTCTACTCGGGGACCGTCGCCGCGGCGATCGAGGGGGCGTTCTTCAAGATCACCAGCATCGCCGTCTCGCTCGAGCTGTCCGAGCACTTCGACTTCCCCCGCGCGGCCAAGCAGGCGCGGAAGGTGATCGAGAAGATCCTGGCCAGCAAGCCGGCCAACGGCTCGCTGTTCAACGTGAACATCCCCTCGCACGCGCGGGGCGAGCCCAAGGGCGTGAAGGTCGTGCCGATGGGTCTGGGGCGCCACGGCGAGGGCTTCGAACAGCGGCAGGATCCGCGCGGGCGGACGTACTACTGGATGACGTACACCCCGCCCCGCGAGGTGCCCGGCCCGGAGACCGACGTCACCAGCCTGGCCGACGGCTACGTCACCGTGACCCCGCTCCACTTCGACATGACCCGCCACGACCTGCTCGAGGACATCGGCGGCTGGGATTGGAAGAGCTGA
- a CDS encoding tetratricopeptide repeat protein, which yields MRPALGAWLPLAASCLLGCTAQPSPDRSGADLALAATRLEQGRVDQAYRMLGRLEDRTPGLAPVLNRAAVASLQAGATPAARRLLERSLRIQVDQGEAQKLLAAIYLSGGDEARAVALLQRAAVQDPSDFRPWYALGKVFHDQGRYEESAGAYEQALQRTPPSFEGRESQFGRARALLDANRGDEADPLIAELRRSASEDARAFSLAARRALDRGELPEALVLADRAVELGPTFDARFVRGRLRFLARRLEAAAEDLEVAASLKPNDVGALQLLAQVQEALGLKSKAAETLARSEQARRRRESIEAISRSVQERPDDPEARYRMGRAAEEAGMTTLAEQSYRAALDRNPSHRPAAEALAGLARPRPTSPSGAGGVTPPGPARPRP from the coding sequence ATGAGGCCGGCCCTCGGGGCGTGGCTTCCGCTGGCGGCTTCATGCCTGCTCGGATGCACCGCCCAGCCATCGCCCGACAGGTCGGGGGCCGACCTTGCCCTCGCGGCGACGCGCCTGGAGCAGGGTCGCGTCGATCAGGCTTACCGGATGCTGGGACGCCTCGAAGACCGGACGCCGGGCCTGGCTCCGGTCCTGAACCGGGCGGCTGTCGCATCGCTCCAAGCCGGCGCGACGCCGGCCGCGCGGCGGCTCCTGGAACGGTCCCTGAGGATCCAGGTCGATCAGGGCGAGGCCCAGAAGCTGCTGGCGGCGATCTACCTGTCCGGCGGCGACGAGGCGCGGGCCGTGGCGCTCCTCCAGCGAGCGGCCGTCCAAGATCCGAGCGACTTCCGCCCCTGGTACGCGCTGGGCAAGGTCTTCCACGACCAGGGCCGGTACGAGGAATCGGCGGGCGCCTACGAGCAGGCCCTGCAGCGGACTCCGCCGTCGTTCGAGGGCCGGGAATCGCAGTTCGGACGCGCCCGGGCGCTGCTGGACGCCAACCGAGGCGACGAGGCCGACCCGCTGATCGCCGAGCTGCGAAGATCGGCGTCCGAAGACGCGCGGGCCTTCTCGCTCGCCGCCCGGCGCGCCCTGGATCGAGGCGAGCTTCCGGAGGCCCTCGTGCTGGCGGACCGGGCCGTCGAGCTGGGGCCGACGTTCGACGCGCGCTTCGTCCGCGGCCGATTGAGGTTCCTCGCGAGGCGTCTCGAAGCCGCCGCCGAGGACCTGGAGGTCGCGGCCTCCTTGAAGCCGAACGACGTCGGGGCCCTGCAGCTTCTCGCTCAGGTGCAGGAGGCGCTGGGGTTGAAGTCGAAAGCCGCGGAGACGCTCGCGCGCTCCGAGCAGGCGAGACGTCGGCGAGAGTCGATCGAGGCGATCAGCCGGTCCGTCCAGGAGCGCCCGGACGACCCCGAGGCGCGATACCGCATGGGCCGGGCGGCCGAGGAGGCGGGGATGACCACCCTGGCGGAACAATCCTACCGGGCCGCGCTCGATCGGAATCCCTCGCACCGCCCGGCGGCCGAGGCCCTGGCCGGGCTCGCGCGCCCTCGGCCGACGTCGCCTTCCGGAGCCGGCGGCGTCACGCCTCCCGGACCGGCTCGGCCTCGGCCCTGA
- a CDS encoding DUF1559 domain-containing protein, whose amino-acid sequence MKACDHAIPSRSCGRRGRGFTLIELLVVIAIIAVLIALLLPAVQSAREAARRAQCTNNLKQLGLALANYESATQAYPACYGGTRNLSSPATGRGTWCSWSPHSLLLPYFEQGALYNAINFSTHSNGDWPNDAPNGVAANTTAITVMINSLVCPSSPQAPATYAGKQVPGNNYFASVGSSFHWIGAAGSGSPNGIFYYGGGEAQLSGATWDSVGALKISNLTDGTSNTIAFGEWRTGDFNENKLSITDVVTPPSAPPGITDTWGSPMLNMPAGATALQQWLPICAGYAPTSPGNWSTNRSWLAKTWATGMFGYTLGNVLLPPNSPYPNCEFPTAGGDFDAPGIYGLSSYHSGGCNIAFGDGSVRFLKASTSNTIVWALGSREGGEVVSSDSY is encoded by the coding sequence ATGAAGGCTTGTGATCACGCGATCCCGTCGCGATCATGCGGCAGGCGTGGACGTGGATTCACGCTCATCGAATTGCTGGTCGTCATCGCCATCATCGCGGTCCTGATCGCGTTGTTGCTGCCGGCCGTCCAGTCGGCCCGCGAGGCCGCCCGCCGCGCTCAATGCACCAACAACCTCAAGCAGCTCGGTCTGGCGTTGGCGAACTACGAGTCGGCCACGCAAGCCTATCCCGCCTGTTACGGGGGCACGCGCAACCTGTCCTCGCCGGCCACCGGGCGGGGGACGTGGTGCTCCTGGAGCCCCCACTCGCTGCTCCTCCCCTACTTCGAGCAGGGGGCGCTCTACAACGCCATCAACTTCTCGACGCATAGCAACGGCGATTGGCCGAACGACGCCCCCAACGGCGTCGCCGCGAACACGACCGCGATCACGGTCATGATCAATTCGCTCGTCTGCCCCTCCTCCCCGCAGGCGCCGGCGACCTACGCGGGCAAGCAGGTCCCCGGGAACAACTATTTCGCCTCGGTCGGCTCCAGCTTCCACTGGATCGGGGCGGCGGGGAGCGGCTCTCCGAACGGCATCTTCTACTACGGCGGCGGCGAGGCCCAGCTCAGCGGGGCCACCTGGGACTCGGTCGGGGCCCTCAAGATCAGCAACCTCACGGACGGGACCTCGAACACGATCGCGTTCGGCGAGTGGCGGACGGGGGACTTCAACGAGAACAAGCTCTCGATCACCGACGTGGTCACCCCGCCCTCGGCGCCCCCCGGGATCACCGACACCTGGGGCAGCCCCATGTTGAACATGCCGGCCGGCGCCACCGCGCTGCAGCAGTGGCTGCCGATCTGCGCCGGCTACGCCCCGACGTCGCCGGGGAACTGGTCCACGAACCGGAGCTGGCTGGCCAAGACCTGGGCGACCGGCATGTTCGGATACACCCTGGGCAACGTCCTGCTGCCCCCGAACTCGCCCTATCCGAACTGCGAGTTCCCGACCGCGGGGGGCGACTTCGACGCGCCCGGGATCTATGGGCTGAGCAGCTACCATTCCGGCGGCTGCAACATCGCCTTCGGCGACGGATCGGTGCGGTTCCTCAAGGCGAGCACCTCCAACACCATCGTCTGGGCGCTGGGCTCGCGAGAAGGGGGCGAGGTCGTCTCCTCCGACTCGTACTGA
- a CDS encoding DUF5010 domain-containing protein, translated as MRTSTLIRSFARATAAAASLLTLAAAVPAPAQEPVRKIPPAIGPNIDLEPGDFARSRRFGPGDKVVMTHYFYWYDAPSKAHIVDYDGSDALTTHPPTLRDFSYKSVSWHKGQLKDMIAAGIDVVLPVFWGSPGDHTPGSRMFWSFEGLPPFVKALDELKAEGIEPPAVGLFYDTSTLESNGWGYHADLTTDLGRAWFVATIRDFFSMIPPRHWALLDGKPIVDLYSAAFAKAHDQSSIDLLKAEFPKRFGGTAPYVIREVSWNVKADDVYAWGGAVRPNFLGVAEIGPGYDHSAVPGREPLVVDREGGAFYERAWVQALNRSPRIVIVETWNEFHEGTTVAEAREYGRTYIDLTRKYVDMFKKGIVPPRPRTAYTDAATVAIALGATDRAEGLARVDVADGRSAAATTAGKTSRAPAKGVGGRYLYFRVDDGFKWARSMHAAVEVDYYDAGPGSFGLQYDSHDPSAELNGAYKPAAARAGLTGSHAWKTVRFDLPDARLDGAQNGGADFRLAF; from the coding sequence ATGAGAACATCGACGCTGATCCGGAGCTTCGCGAGGGCGACGGCCGCGGCCGCCTCGCTCCTCACGCTCGCCGCGGCCGTCCCGGCGCCCGCCCAGGAGCCCGTGCGGAAGATCCCGCCGGCGATCGGGCCGAACATCGACCTCGAGCCCGGCGACTTCGCCCGGTCGCGGCGGTTCGGGCCGGGCGACAAGGTCGTGATGACGCACTATTTCTACTGGTACGACGCCCCTTCGAAGGCCCATATCGTCGACTACGACGGCTCCGACGCGCTGACCACCCACCCGCCGACGCTCAGGGACTTCTCGTACAAGAGCGTCTCGTGGCACAAGGGCCAGCTCAAGGACATGATCGCGGCCGGGATCGACGTCGTCCTGCCGGTCTTCTGGGGGAGCCCCGGCGACCACACGCCGGGCTCGCGGATGTTCTGGAGCTTCGAGGGCCTGCCCCCGTTCGTCAAGGCGCTCGACGAGCTGAAGGCCGAGGGGATCGAGCCGCCGGCCGTCGGCCTCTTCTACGACACCTCGACGCTCGAGTCCAACGGCTGGGGCTACCACGCCGACCTGACGACCGACCTGGGCCGGGCCTGGTTCGTCGCCACGATCCGCGACTTCTTCTCGATGATCCCGCCCCGGCACTGGGCGCTGCTGGACGGCAAGCCGATCGTCGACCTGTACTCGGCGGCGTTCGCCAAGGCCCACGACCAGTCGAGCATCGACCTCCTCAAGGCCGAGTTCCCGAAGCGGTTCGGCGGGACGGCACCGTACGTGATCCGCGAGGTCTCGTGGAACGTCAAGGCCGACGACGTCTACGCCTGGGGCGGCGCGGTGCGGCCGAACTTCCTGGGGGTCGCCGAGATCGGCCCCGGCTACGACCACTCGGCCGTCCCGGGCCGCGAGCCCCTGGTCGTCGACCGCGAGGGGGGCGCCTTCTACGAGCGCGCGTGGGTCCAGGCCCTGAACCGCTCGCCCCGGATCGTGATCGTCGAGACCTGGAACGAGTTCCACGAGGGGACCACGGTCGCCGAGGCCCGCGAGTACGGCCGCACGTACATCGACCTGACCCGCAAGTACGTCGATATGTTCAAGAAGGGGATCGTCCCGCCCCGGCCGAGGACCGCGTACACCGACGCCGCGACGGTCGCGATCGCGCTGGGCGCGACGGACCGCGCCGAGGGCCTGGCCCGGGTCGACGTCGCCGACGGCCGCTCGGCCGCCGCGACGACCGCGGGCAAGACCTCGCGGGCGCCGGCGAAGGGGGTGGGCGGCCGCTACCTGTATTTCCGCGTCGACGACGGCTTCAAGTGGGCCCGCTCGATGCACGCCGCGGTCGAGGTCGACTACTACGACGCCGGACCGGGCTCGTTCGGCCTCCAGTACGACTCGCACGACCCGTCGGCCGAGCTCAACGGCGCCTACAAGCCCGCCGCCGCCCGGGCCGGCCTGACCGGCTCGCACGCGTGGAAGACCGTCCGCTTCGACCTCCCCGACGCCCGCCTCGACGGCGCCCAGAACGGCGGCGCCGACTTCCGCCTGGCCTTCTAG
- a CDS encoding MFS transporter, with product MPSENPSALDRARGKAYRRLLPLLFICYVVAYVDRTNVGFAKLQMEEDLGSLGFTESVFGFGMGVFFFGYLLLEIPGSILVERWSARKWIFRIMVSWGLVASLTAFVHYRVPVVTTALESLLGAAAGVVERVFGGGEGTAAAALRRPGSPFVAQFCLARFLLGLAEAGFFPGVIVYLSHWFPRRDRSRALAWFLIAAPISQILGPPISNQMLRLGGGGGLGPWGLFGWQWVFLLWGIPAVVLGFVVLAYLTDRPAQASWLTPEEREALQGELDDEKRRHAGSGHFTIVQALAHPKILLLALAFFLCTCGNYAVEMQMPSIIKDWYKLDVGTVAYLLMIPPIGSLLGQIFVGWNSDRTNERRWHASLPIVVGAVAMALIPFTNRNNYPSGNQWLTVAAFTMALVGFKAYLPAFWTLPGLLLTETAAAASIGLINSLANLGGWIGPTLVGVLKDHTDSYDSSLWILSGAMLVGATIIASLGVGGRPAAGARPDPAPARAAEV from the coding sequence ATGCCGTCGGAGAACCCAAGCGCCCTGGACCGTGCCCGGGGCAAGGCGTATCGGCGGCTCCTGCCGCTCTTGTTCATCTGCTACGTCGTCGCCTACGTCGACCGCACGAACGTCGGCTTCGCGAAGCTCCAGATGGAGGAGGACCTGGGCTCCCTGGGATTCACGGAGTCGGTCTTCGGCTTCGGGATGGGGGTGTTCTTCTTCGGCTACCTGCTGCTGGAGATCCCGGGCTCGATCCTGGTCGAGCGCTGGAGCGCCCGCAAGTGGATCTTCCGGATCATGGTCTCGTGGGGGCTGGTGGCCTCGCTGACCGCGTTCGTGCACTACCGCGTGCCGGTCGTGACGACGGCGCTCGAGTCGCTGCTGGGGGCCGCGGCGGGGGTCGTCGAGCGGGTCTTCGGCGGCGGCGAAGGCACGGCCGCGGCGGCCCTGCGACGCCCGGGCTCGCCGTTCGTCGCCCAGTTCTGCCTGGCCCGGTTCCTGCTGGGCCTGGCCGAGGCCGGGTTCTTCCCGGGCGTGATCGTCTACCTGTCGCACTGGTTCCCGCGCCGGGACCGCTCGCGGGCCCTGGCCTGGTTCCTCATCGCCGCGCCGATCTCGCAGATCCTCGGGCCGCCGATCTCGAACCAGATGCTGAGGCTCGGCGGCGGCGGGGGGCTGGGACCGTGGGGCCTCTTCGGCTGGCAGTGGGTCTTCCTGCTCTGGGGGATCCCGGCCGTCGTCCTGGGCTTCGTGGTCCTGGCCTACCTGACCGACCGCCCCGCCCAGGCGTCGTGGCTCACCCCCGAAGAGCGCGAGGCGCTCCAGGGCGAGCTCGACGACGAGAAGCGGCGGCACGCGGGGTCCGGGCACTTCACCATCGTCCAGGCGTTGGCGCACCCCAAGATCCTGCTCCTGGCGCTGGCCTTCTTCCTCTGCACTTGCGGCAACTACGCCGTCGAGATGCAGATGCCCTCGATCATCAAGGACTGGTACAAGCTGGACGTCGGCACGGTGGCCTACCTGCTCATGATCCCGCCCATCGGGTCGTTGCTGGGCCAGATCTTCGTGGGCTGGAACTCCGACCGGACCAACGAGCGGCGCTGGCACGCCTCGCTGCCGATCGTCGTGGGGGCGGTGGCCATGGCCCTGATCCCGTTCACGAACCGGAACAACTACCCGAGCGGGAACCAGTGGCTGACCGTGGCCGCGTTCACCATGGCGCTGGTGGGGTTCAAGGCCTACCTGCCCGCCTTCTGGACTCTCCCCGGCCTGCTGCTGACCGAGACGGCCGCGGCGGCGAGCATCGGCCTGATCAACTCGCTCGCCAACCTCGGCGGCTGGATCGGGCCGACGCTGGTGGGGGTCCTCAAGGACCACACCGACTCGTACGACTCGTCCCTCTGGATCCTCTCGGGCGCCATGCTCGTGGGGGCGACGATCATCGCCAGCCTCGGCGTCGGCGGCCGCCCCGCGGCCGGCGCGCGCCCCGACCCCGCGCCGGCGCGGGCGGCCGAGGTGTAG
- a CDS encoding alpha/beta hydrolase, with the protein MRRLLASRRFWTVLITLSTTLGVAAQEARRKGGRPLRNQGGEPLKKVQPQGGDPLARADAGKAGAPGTYHYTFKLRSFDGTPLAASYYPAKVGVNAPVVILIHERQRSRKDFEDPVLEFKGRGLAEHLQDESYAVFTMDLRGQGQNPRRALAADERDAMADDLQAAYQFLLDRHNRGELNVGKLGVVGVGEGGNLAAAWAHQPGAAVSTEGRAGDLAALVLVSPQPEGSGYALTRIAPPVALRVPLFLMAGAKDAASKDAVEAVRKDLERGRFNKVEIFPSPLHGYKLLRLEPGAAEALVKYLEAHIKLRANEWEPRYNQIPVAFTDVQTVRRQAGDRKAGEKKAQPDAKAKPAEKAKADEKKAPADPKSEKSE; encoded by the coding sequence ATGCGCAGACTGCTGGCGAGCCGGAGATTCTGGACCGTCCTGATCACCCTGTCGACCACCCTGGGCGTCGCGGCCCAGGAGGCGCGGCGGAAGGGCGGCCGGCCCCTGCGCAACCAGGGGGGCGAGCCGCTGAAGAAGGTGCAGCCCCAGGGGGGCGACCCGCTCGCCCGCGCCGACGCGGGGAAGGCCGGCGCGCCGGGGACGTATCATTACACGTTCAAGCTCCGCTCGTTCGACGGCACGCCGCTGGCGGCCTCGTACTACCCGGCGAAGGTCGGCGTCAACGCGCCGGTGGTGATCCTGATCCACGAGCGGCAGCGGTCGCGGAAGGACTTCGAGGACCCGGTCCTGGAGTTCAAGGGCCGCGGCCTGGCCGAGCACCTCCAGGACGAGAGCTACGCCGTCTTCACGATGGACCTGCGGGGCCAGGGCCAGAACCCGCGGCGGGCGCTCGCGGCCGACGAGCGCGACGCGATGGCCGACGACCTGCAGGCCGCCTACCAGTTCCTGCTCGACCGCCACAACCGCGGCGAGCTGAACGTCGGCAAGCTCGGCGTCGTCGGCGTCGGCGAGGGGGGGAACCTCGCGGCGGCCTGGGCCCACCAGCCCGGGGCCGCCGTCTCCACCGAGGGGCGGGCCGGCGACCTCGCCGCCCTCGTCCTGGTCTCGCCCCAGCCCGAGGGCTCCGGCTACGCCCTGACGCGCATCGCCCCGCCGGTCGCCCTCCGCGTCCCCCTGTTCCTCATGGCCGGCGCCAAGGACGCGGCCTCGAAGGACGCCGTCGAGGCCGTGCGAAAGGACCTGGAACGGGGCCGCTTCAACAAGGTCGAGATCTTCCCCTCCCCGCTCCACGGCTACAAGCTCCTGCGCCTCGAGCCCGGCGCGGCCGAGGCCCTCGTCAAGTACCTCGAGGCCCACATCAAGCTCCGCGCCAACGAATGGGAGCCCCGCTACAACCAGATCCCCGTCGCCTTCACCGACGTCCAGACCGTCCGCCGCCAGGCCGGCGACAGGAAGGCCGGCGAGAAGAAGGCCCAGCCCGACGCCAAGGCCAAGCCCGCCGAGAAGGCCAAGGCCGACGAGAAGAAGGCCCCCGCCGACCCCAAATCCGAGAAATCCGAATGA
- a CDS encoding APC family permease produces the protein MAITDYLFGRRLATYEEGEQRVGVWAGIPMLGLDALGSAAYGPEAALTLLIPLGPAGVGYIGPISTLIITLLLVVYFSYRQTIAAYPHGGGSYTVARENLGETAGLFAAAALMLDYVLVVAVGVSAGVGALVSALPSFQPYTLALCLLILAMITAVNLRGTRESGVAFLAPTYLFIASLLAVLAIGVVKAWLAGGRPAAVEVPPSPLPAESAAGLWILMRAFASGCTAMTGVEAVSNGVGAFREPAVPHARRTLTAIIAVLAVMLAGIAYLCRAYGIAATEPGRAGYQSIISQLVAAVVGRGAFYYVTIGSVLAVLALSANTGFADFPRLCRVVAQDGYLPAGFAHRGRRLVYSQGILVLAALSAGLLIVFDGITDNLIPLFAVGAFLAFTLSQAGMVAHWRRVGGGHAGRSAAINAAGASCTAVTLAVVLVSKFVEGAWVMVLLVPGLLLLFRGVRAHYQAVGREVATAEPLDAAGLEPPLVLLPIRGWSAVTRKAMRFALKISPEIYALHIAGDEQAMAALEDGWETLVRAPTRAEHLPAPKLIVVYSPYRRLYGPLKEVVSDLARAHPGRDIAVIVPEMVGTRWYHYVLHNQTAALIKAYLRLSGFRRVVVINVPWYLAG, from the coding sequence ATGGCGATCACCGATTATCTCTTCGGCCGGCGGCTGGCGACCTATGAGGAGGGCGAGCAGCGGGTGGGCGTCTGGGCCGGCATCCCGATGCTCGGCCTCGACGCGCTCGGCTCGGCGGCGTACGGGCCCGAGGCCGCGCTGACGCTGCTGATCCCGCTCGGCCCGGCCGGCGTGGGCTACATCGGGCCGATCAGCACGCTGATCATCACCCTGCTGCTGGTCGTCTATTTCTCCTACCGCCAGACGATCGCCGCGTACCCCCACGGCGGCGGGTCGTACACCGTCGCCCGCGAGAACCTGGGCGAGACGGCCGGCCTGTTCGCCGCCGCGGCGCTGATGCTCGACTACGTGCTGGTCGTGGCGGTCGGCGTCTCGGCGGGGGTCGGGGCGCTGGTGTCGGCCTTGCCCTCGTTCCAGCCCTACACGCTGGCCCTGTGCCTGCTGATCCTGGCGATGATCACGGCCGTCAACCTCCGGGGGACGCGGGAGTCGGGCGTGGCCTTCCTGGCGCCGACGTACCTGTTCATCGCCTCGCTGCTGGCCGTGCTGGCGATCGGCGTCGTCAAGGCGTGGCTGGCCGGCGGCCGGCCGGCGGCCGTCGAGGTGCCGCCGAGCCCGCTCCCGGCCGAGTCGGCGGCGGGGCTCTGGATCCTGATGCGGGCGTTCGCCAGCGGGTGCACGGCCATGACCGGGGTCGAGGCGGTGAGCAACGGCGTGGGCGCCTTCCGCGAGCCCGCGGTCCCCCACGCCCGCCGCACCCTGACGGCGATCATCGCCGTTTTGGCCGTCATGCTCGCGGGGATCGCCTACCTGTGCCGGGCGTACGGGATCGCCGCCACCGAGCCCGGCCGGGCCGGCTACCAGAGCATCATCTCGCAACTCGTGGCCGCCGTGGTGGGCCGCGGGGCCTTCTATTACGTCACGATCGGCTCGGTGCTCGCCGTGCTGGCCCTCTCGGCCAACACCGGCTTCGCCGACTTCCCCCGGCTCTGCCGGGTCGTCGCGCAGGACGGCTACCTGCCCGCCGGGTTCGCCCACCGGGGACGTCGGCTCGTCTACTCGCAGGGCATCCTCGTGCTGGCGGCCCTGTCGGCCGGGCTGCTGATCGTGTTCGACGGGATCACCGACAACCTGATCCCCCTGTTCGCGGTCGGCGCCTTCCTGGCCTTCACGCTCTCGCAGGCGGGCATGGTGGCCCACTGGCGGCGCGTGGGCGGGGGCCACGCCGGCCGGTCGGCGGCGATCAACGCCGCGGGGGCCTCCTGCACGGCCGTGACGCTGGCCGTCGTGCTGGTCTCCAAGTTCGTCGAGGGCGCCTGGGTCATGGTCCTGCTGGTCCCGGGGCTCTTGCTCCTCTTCCGGGGCGTCCGCGCCCACTACCAGGCCGTCGGCCGCGAGGTGGCGACCGCCGAGCCCCTCGACGCCGCGGGCCTGGAGCCGCCCCTGGTGCTGCTGCCGATCCGCGGCTGGAGCGCGGTCACCCGCAAGGCGATGCGGTTCGCCCTGAAGATCTCGCCCGAGATCTACGCCCTGCACATCGCCGGCGACGAGCAGGCCATGGCCGCCCTGGAAGACGGCTGGGAGACGCTCGTGAGGGCGCCGACCCGGGCCGAGCACCTCCCCGCGCCGAAGCTGATCGTCGTCTACTCCCCGTACCGGCGGCTCTACGGGCCGCTCAAGGAAGTCGTGTCGGACCTGGCGCGGGCCCACCCCGGCCGCGACATCGCCGTGATCGTCCCCGAGATGGTGGGGACGCGGTGGTATCACTACGTGCTCCACAACCAGACGGCGGCGCTCATCAAGGCCTACCTCCGCCTCAGCGGCTTCCGCCGGGTGGTCGTGATCAACGTCCCGTGGTACCTGGCCGGCTGA